Proteins from one Candidatus Omnitrophota bacterium genomic window:
- a CDS encoding sugar transferase, which translates to MRSRKEYLIIRSIYAAIDLFCVFLAFYLVCWSRRATLPFTVDLPGFLGEDNPFKSVFLLWAAVVLFFNQTHGLYKTHREQMEGLEIWEVVKSIFVSTLVIITLAYLFKIQDFPRGVMILNALVIALFCSIWRVFKKLLVNYLARRGYNNFNAVIIGAGKVGVLLAEEIKKRPALGVKIVGFLDDYKTGTCGSGPWPVLGRIDQFSAITPKSFINKMFITIHHNSDVFVRLLEQARGLGVAVRVVPQGYEWMVHDPAKYNIGIIPVLEYWDVDVNYRLRAKRFFDLCLAWIIFLFLSPVLAVIAVRIKLDSPGPVFYKSRRYGLCGKVFPMYKFRSMVCNAEEMLSQLKDKNEVDGPIFKIRKDPRITKFGTFLRKYSLDELPQILNVIKGDMSLVGPRPLPVEQIEKEDLQQFKRLEVRPGITGLWQIRGRSDLPFVRLVKWDIWYINNWSFGLDLYILFQTLPVVLKGKGAY; encoded by the coding sequence ATGCGCTCCCGAAAAGAATATTTGATCATCCGTTCCATTTACGCGGCCATTGACCTTTTTTGCGTCTTTTTGGCCTTTTATCTGGTCTGCTGGTCCAGGCGGGCGACCCTGCCATTTACCGTAGACCTTCCGGGTTTTTTGGGAGAAGACAATCCTTTTAAATCGGTCTTCCTTTTATGGGCCGCGGTCGTTTTATTTTTTAACCAGACGCATGGGTTATATAAGACCCACCGGGAACAGATGGAAGGGTTGGAGATCTGGGAAGTCGTCAAATCCATTTTTGTCTCCACGTTAGTCATCATCACGCTGGCCTATTTGTTCAAGATCCAGGATTTTCCCCGCGGCGTCATGATCTTAAACGCGCTGGTCATTGCCCTGTTTTGCTCGATCTGGCGGGTGTTTAAGAAACTATTGGTCAATTATCTGGCACGGCGCGGCTATAACAATTTTAACGCCGTGATCATCGGGGCCGGCAAGGTGGGCGTATTGCTGGCCGAGGAGATCAAAAAGCGTCCCGCGCTGGGAGTTAAAATTGTCGGTTTCCTGGATGATTATAAAACCGGAACGTGCGGCAGCGGTCCCTGGCCGGTTTTGGGGCGCATTGATCAATTTTCTGCCATTACCCCCAAATCGTTCATCAACAAAATGTTCATCACCATTCATCATAACAGCGACGTGTTCGTGCGCCTTCTGGAGCAGGCGCGGGGATTGGGGGTGGCGGTCCGTGTCGTTCCCCAAGGGTATGAATGGATGGTCCATGATCCGGCTAAATATAATATAGGGATCATTCCGGTCCTGGAATATTGGGATGTTGATGTCAATTACCGTTTGCGGGCCAAACGTTTTTTTGATCTCTGCCTGGCCTGGATCATTTTTTTATTCCTGTCGCCGGTATTGGCTGTCATTGCCGTGCGCATCAAACTCGACAGTCCGGGACCGGTCTTTTACAAGTCCAGGCGCTATGGCCTGTGCGGCAAGGTCTTTCCTATGTATAAATTCCGCAGCATGGTTTGCAACGCGGAGGAGATGTTGTCCCAGCTCAAAGATAAAAATGAAGTGGACGGGCCTATTTTTAAGATACGCAAAGACCCGCGGATCACGAAATTCGGGACGTTCTTGCGCAAATACAGTCTGGACGAACTGCCGCAGATCCTCAACGTCATCAAGGGGGACATGAGTTTGGTCGGGCCCAGGCCTTTGCCCGTGGAACAGATCGAGAAAGAAGACCTGCAGCAATTCAAACGCCTGGAAGTGCGCCCGGGGATCACGGGCTTATGGCAGATCCGCGGCCGTAGCGACCTGCCTTTTGTGCGCCTGGTCAAGTGGGACATTTGGTATATAAATAACTGGTCTTTTGGTTTGGATTTGTATATATTGTTCCAGACTTTGCCGGTCGTGCTGAAAGGCAAAGGGGCCTATTGA
- a CDS encoding phosphoglycerate kinase yields MNKQTVKDVILKGKRVMIRVDFNVPLDEHFHITDDRRISAALPTIRYALKQGAAKVILMSHLGRPKGTGFEAVFSLKPVAVRLQELLKEPVTFLNDCIGPAVKDGVAQAKARVVLLENLRFHKEEEKNDPAFAKELASLADIYVNDAFGTAHRAHASTAGITAFLPSAAGFLIEKELQYLGSAINDPKRPLVVILGGAKVSDKIALIKNLIPKADAIIIGGGMAYTFLKAQGKSIGNSKLEADKVGMAGELLKQAEKAGVEMALTIDFVITQSFTSDDCKISDTIPDGWESLDIGPKTRERYKAILSKARTVVWNGPLGVFERDAYAKGTRAIAEYLASLKDVTVIIGGGDSAAAVAKFGLEDKMTHISTGGGASLEFLEGRELPGIAALNNKP; encoded by the coding sequence ATGAATAAACAGACGGTCAAAGACGTCATTTTAAAGGGCAAAAGGGTCATGATCCGCGTGGATTTTAACGTGCCTTTGGATGAGCATTTTCATATCACCGATGACCGCCGCATCAGCGCGGCTTTGCCCACTATCCGCTACGCGTTAAAGCAGGGGGCCGCAAAGGTCATTTTGATGAGCCATCTGGGCCGGCCCAAGGGCACTGGTTTTGAAGCGGTGTTCTCGCTCAAACCCGTGGCTGTCCGTTTGCAGGAACTGTTGAAAGAGCCCGTTACATTTTTGAATGACTGCATCGGGCCTGCGGTCAAGGACGGTGTTGCCCAGGCCAAGGCCCGTGTCGTGCTTTTAGAAAATTTGCGTTTCCATAAAGAGGAAGAGAAGAATGACCCTGCTTTCGCCAAAGAGCTGGCTTCCTTGGCCGATATTTACGTGAATGACGCGTTCGGCACCGCGCACCGCGCCCACGCCTCCACAGCCGGGATTACCGCGTTTTTGCCGTCGGCGGCCGGGTTTCTGATCGAAAAGGAACTGCAATATTTGGGCAGCGCCATCAATGACCCCAAGCGGCCGCTGGTTGTTATCTTAGGCGGGGCCAAGGTCTCGGACAAGATCGCGTTGATCAAGAATTTGATCCCCAAGGCCGATGCCATCATCATCGGCGGGGGCATGGCGTACACGTTCCTGAAAGCCCAGGGCAAAAGCATCGGCAATTCCAAACTGGAAGCGGACAAGGTGGGGATGGCCGGGGAGCTTCTTAAGCAGGCCGAAAAAGCCGGCGTTGAAATGGCGCTGACCATTGATTTCGTCATCACCCAAAGTTTTACCAGCGACGACTGCAAAATTTCCGATACCATTCCCGACGGGTGGGAAAGTTTGGACATCGGCCCCAAGACCCGCGAACGGTATAAGGCCATTTTGTCCAAGGCCAGGACCGTGGTGTGGAACGGTCCGCTGGGTGTTTTTGAGCGCGATGCTTACGCCAAGGGCACAAGGGCCATTGCCGAATACCTGGCGTCTTTAAAAGATGTGACGGTGATCATCGGCGGCGGGGATTCGGCGGCCGCGGTGGCCAAATTCGGTTTGGAAGACAAGATGACCCACATTTCCACCGGCGGCGGGGCTTCGCTGGAATTTTTGGAAGGCAGGGAATTGCCTGGCATTGCCGCTTTGAATAATAAACCGTAA
- a CDS encoding ABC transporter permease, translated as MARMRNRWAVGCACVLGLLYGAAVFADVLAPYGYGDEDRNYSFCPPTPVVIWEKGHFVPPFVYGRVLRFDEYRRRVYDIDPAQKYPVRFFREGRLFGVDTPGRVYLWGADSRGRDLLSRILYGARISLSIGLAGVAIAFTLGLMVGGIAGYYGGWVDGILMRVCEAFMMVPGFYLMLALRAAVPDNFNSVQIYCSVVVILSFIGWASLARVIRGMALSLSQRDYVLAAKTMGVPDGIIILRHILPHTVSYSLVALMLSIPAYILGEAGLSLLGLGIQDPVPSWGNLLSDAMGIVQITFAPWILIPGLFIFAAVICFNVIGDGLRDALEGS; from the coding sequence ATGGCTCGAATGCGTAACCGCTGGGCTGTTGGATGTGCCTGCGTTCTGGGCTTATTGTACGGGGCTGCGGTCTTTGCCGACGTTCTGGCGCCTTATGGTTATGGCGATGAAGACCGCAATTATTCGTTCTGCCCGCCCACACCTGTTGTTATTTGGGAGAAAGGTCATTTCGTGCCGCCGTTCGTTTACGGCCGCGTTCTGCGTTTTGATGAATACCGCCGAAGGGTTTATGATATTGACCCCGCGCAAAAATATCCGGTCCGGTTTTTCCGTGAGGGCCGTTTGTTCGGCGTGGACACCCCGGGGCGCGTTTATCTGTGGGGCGCGGATAGCCGCGGCCGTGACCTTCTTTCCCGTATTCTCTACGGGGCGAGGATCTCATTGTCCATCGGCTTGGCCGGGGTGGCCATCGCCTTTACGCTGGGACTGATGGTGGGAGGCATTGCCGGTTATTACGGCGGATGGGTGGATGGGATCTTGATGCGTGTTTGCGAAGCGTTCATGATGGTCCCCGGGTTTTATTTGATGCTGGCTTTGCGCGCCGCGGTGCCGGATAATTTCAATTCCGTGCAGATCTATTGTTCGGTCGTGGTCATTTTGTCTTTTATCGGGTGGGCGTCGCTGGCGCGCGTCATCCGGGGGATGGCCCTGTCTTTGAGCCAACGGGATTATGTGCTGGCCGCCAAAACCATGGGCGTGCCCGACGGCATTATTATTCTACGCCATATTTTGCCCCATACGGTGTCGTATTCTCTGGTGGCGCTCATGTTGAGCATCCCCGCTTATATTTTAGGGGAGGCGGGTTTGAGTTTATTGGGTTTAGGCATCCAGGACCCGGTCCCCAGTTGGGGAAATTTGCTTTCAGATGCCATGGGCATTGTCCAGATCACATTCGCGCCGTGGATCCTCATTCCCGGGCTTTTTATTTTCGCGGCCGTCATCTGTTTTAACGTCATCGGCGACGGCCTGCGTGATGCTTTAGAAGGATCGTAA
- a CDS encoding GDP-L-fucose synthase, protein MNFWKNKKVVITGGAGFLGKFMVREIKRRGCRQIFVPRSYEYDLRKVSVIRRLLKETKPDIIIHAAAVVGGIGANRENPGKFFYDNLMMGVQLIEQARLFQVSKLVAIGTICAYPKFCRVPFKEDSIWDGYPEETNAAYGLAKKMLLVQSQAYRQQYGFNSIYLSPVNLYGPGDNFALPTSHVIPALIRKCVEAKQSRSSSITVWGTGKPTREFLYVEDAAQGIVLAAEKYNKIDSVNIGTGQEISIKELAVLIMKLTGFKGRVIWDGSKPDGQPRRHLDVSRAQKEFGFKAKVGLQEGLRKTIQWYVKSHGC, encoded by the coding sequence GTGAATTTTTGGAAGAATAAAAAGGTCGTGATCACCGGCGGGGCCGGTTTTTTGGGAAAGTTCATGGTGCGGGAGATCAAGCGGCGCGGCTGCCGGCAGATCTTTGTTCCACGTTCATACGAATACGATCTGCGCAAGGTTTCCGTGATCCGCCGTTTGCTCAAAGAAACCAAGCCGGATATCATCATCCATGCCGCGGCCGTGGTCGGCGGCATCGGCGCTAACCGCGAAAACCCCGGAAAATTTTTTTATGATAACTTGATGATGGGCGTGCAGCTTATTGAGCAAGCCCGCCTGTTCCAGGTGTCAAAATTGGTGGCCATAGGCACGATTTGCGCGTATCCGAAATTCTGTCGGGTCCCGTTCAAGGAAGATTCCATCTGGGACGGCTATCCCGAGGAGACCAATGCCGCCTACGGCCTGGCCAAGAAAATGCTTTTGGTGCAGTCCCAGGCGTACCGCCAGCAATACGGGTTTAATTCCATCTATCTGTCGCCGGTGAATTTGTATGGTCCTGGGGATAATTTTGCTCTGCCGACATCCCACGTTATCCCTGCGCTGATCCGCAAATGCGTGGAAGCCAAACAAAGCCGCTCTTCGAGCATTACGGTCTGGGGGACGGGTAAGCCCACGCGGGAATTCTTGTACGTGGAAGACGCCGCGCAGGGCATTGTGCTGGCAGCGGAAAAATACAACAAGATCGATTCGGTCAATATCGGCACGGGACAGGAGATCTCCATCAAAGAGCTGGCTGTTTTGATCATGAAATTGACGGGTTTTAAAGGCCGCGTGATCTGGGATGGGTCCAAGCCCGATGGCCAGCCCCGCCGGCATCTGGATGTTTCCCGCGCGCAAAAGGAATTTGGGTTTAAAGCAAAGGTCGGTTTACAAGAAGGCCTAAGAAAGACCATCCAGTGGTATGTTAAGAGCCATGGGTGTTAA
- a CDS encoding ABC transporter permease, whose protein sequence is MRLYILKRLGIAVLLLLAMTFMTFLIMRATPGNFFDALKMNPQISPETVARYEHLYGLDKPLFIQYGHWLANILRGEFGYSFYYNVPVTHILVGRLGNTFILSLASFLLTWLVAIPLGVWAALRRNRLADRLLSFLSFAAFSTPGFFLAMLLLYAASQWGVLPLGGMRSPTYDDMTALAKILDVGAHLIIPTVVLSLASMASLQRLMRANLLSVLRKQYVTAARAKGLPENQVIYRHALRNAFNPMVTLLGYEFSGLLSGAALVEIVCSWPGLGTLMLTAVRAKDMYVVMASMLMGGVLLLLGNLLADILLLWVDPRIRYGSNA, encoded by the coding sequence ATGCGCCTGTACATTTTAAAAAGATTGGGTATTGCGGTCCTGCTTTTGCTGGCCATGACGTTCATGACCTTTCTGATCATGCGCGCAACACCGGGCAATTTTTTTGACGCGCTTAAGATGAACCCGCAGATCTCGCCGGAAACCGTGGCGCGTTATGAGCATCTTTACGGCCTGGATAAGCCGCTGTTCATCCAATACGGGCATTGGCTGGCCAATATCCTGCGCGGGGAGTTCGGCTATTCTTTTTATTACAATGTGCCGGTCACTCATATTCTGGTCGGCCGTTTGGGCAATACGTTCATCCTATCTTTGGCGAGTTTCCTGCTGACATGGCTTGTTGCCATTCCTTTAGGTGTCTGGGCCGCGCTTCGCCGCAACCGGTTGGCTGACCGTTTATTGAGTTTTTTGTCATTCGCCGCTTTTTCCACGCCGGGATTCTTTCTGGCCATGCTGTTATTGTACGCGGCCAGCCAGTGGGGTGTTCTGCCTTTGGGAGGCATGCGCAGCCCGACCTACGATGATATGACAGCTCTCGCCAAGATCCTGGATGTCGGCGCGCATTTGATCATCCCGACGGTGGTCCTGTCCCTGGCGTCCATGGCCAGTTTACAGCGGCTCATGCGCGCCAATCTGCTTTCCGTTTTGCGCAAACAATACGTGACCGCGGCCCGTGCCAAAGGCCTGCCGGAAAACCAGGTCATTTACCGCCACGCTCTTCGCAACGCTTTTAATCCCATGGTCACCTTGCTGGGATATGAATTTTCCGGTCTTTTAAGCGGGGCCGCGCTCGTCGAGATCGTTTGCAGCTGGCCGGGACTGGGAACGCTGATGCTCACCGCGGTGCGGGCCAAGGACATGTATGTGGTCATGGCCAGCATGCTCATGGGCGGGGTGCTTTTGCTGTTGGGAAATTTGCTCGCCGACATTCTTTTACTTTGGGTGGACCCGAGGATCCGTTATGGCTCGAATGCGTAA
- the gmd gene encoding GDP-mannose 4,6-dehydratase, whose product MAKTALITGITGQDGSYLAELLLAKGYTVYGLIRRASSFNTGRIDHLYQDPHERNPKLRLVYGDLNDASSLNLTIKTLKPDEIYNLGAQSHVKVSFEIPEYTAESAGVGTTRILEAIRDSGLKTKFYQASSSEMYGKVLETPQTERTPFYPRSPYGAAKVYAYWMTVNYREAYRMFACNGILFNHESPRRGETFVTRKITMAIARIKHGLQNKLYLGNINAKRDWGYAGDYVEAMWLMLQQPKPDDYVIATGRTHSVKEFLQEAFEYAKLDWRKYVAIDKRYFRPTEVDLLQGDASKARRVLKWKPKVSFTKLVRMMVDADMGLAHKAVYGLKGKRP is encoded by the coding sequence ATGGCAAAAACCGCGCTGATCACAGGCATCACCGGTCAGGACGGCTCTTATCTGGCCGAGCTCCTTTTAGCCAAGGGCTACACGGTCTACGGTTTGATCCGCCGCGCCAGCAGTTTCAACACCGGCCGCATTGACCATTTGTATCAAGACCCCCATGAACGCAATCCCAAACTGCGTTTGGTTTACGGGGACTTGAACGACGCCAGTTCTTTGAACCTCACCATTAAGACCTTAAAACCCGACGAGATCTATAATTTGGGCGCGCAAAGCCATGTGAAGGTCTCTTTTGAGATCCCCGAATACACGGCGGAAAGCGCAGGGGTGGGCACGACCCGGATCCTGGAAGCCATCCGCGATTCCGGCCTTAAGACCAAATTTTATCAGGCCTCCTCGTCGGAAATGTATGGCAAGGTCCTGGAAACCCCGCAAACCGAACGGACACCGTTCTATCCGCGCAGTCCGTATGGGGCGGCCAAGGTGTACGCATATTGGATGACGGTCAATTACCGCGAAGCATACCGTATGTTCGCCTGCAACGGCATTTTGTTCAACCATGAATCCCCACGCCGGGGAGAGACCTTTGTGACCCGTAAGATCACCATGGCGATCGCCCGCATCAAACACGGGCTGCAAAACAAGCTTTATTTGGGGAATATCAATGCCAAACGCGACTGGGGCTATGCCGGTGATTACGTGGAGGCGATGTGGCTGATGCTGCAGCAGCCCAAACCGGATGATTATGTGATCGCCACCGGCCGGACCCACTCGGTGAAGGAATTTTTACAAGAGGCGTTTGAGTATGCCAAATTGGACTGGCGCAAATATGTGGCCATTGACAAACGGTATTTCCGTCCGACGGAAGTGGATCTTTTGCAGGGGGATGCGTCCAAAGCCCGGCGGGTCTTAAAATGGAAACCGAAAGTCAGTTTCACCAAACTTGTGCGCATGATGGTTGACGCGGACATGGGGTTGGCCCATAAAGCGGTTTACGGGCTGAAGGGGAAGAGGCCGTGA
- a CDS encoding ABC transporter substrate-binding protein: MKIFFSAFLFLFLLSMPAGAVQNRYGGQIVLAVSSDPKTFNEIVASETSSSAVTNMLFEGLTTTDAFTLKVIPNLAASWQVSPDGLTWTFHLRPGVTWFDGRPFGADDVVFTFNDLIYNPDIPSSSRDVFTVDGKPFVVQKVDDLTVRFILPVRFAPFLRGMSQPILPKHKLEGPLKAGKFAFTWGIDTPPKDVVGTGSFYLDQYAPGERLVFRRNPHYWKKAGNGDVLPYLDKVVFLIIPDADGRLLKFLDGQLDHVDLRGADFPLLKPLEAKRNFHIYDAGPAFGSNFIAFNQNARANPKTGKAFVDPVKLSWFTDVNFRRAVAHAIDRPKMIEILANGLGTPQYGPMSPSSGFFYNPRTPSYNYDLDKARQYLAASGFKERNGRLYDSNGDPVEFNLYTNAGERTQIAAMVRADLEHLGMRVNLLTLEFNALVAKLMSSYDWDAIILGLTGGIEPHFGKNVWHSSGQLHLWGPKQEVPATAWEKRLDDIFTAGVQELNEDKRKVLYDEFQMIAAQQLPVVYTYLDDNLFAVRDRFGDLKPSAYGGALHNLEEIYVK, translated from the coding sequence GTGAAAATATTTTTTTCCGCATTTTTATTTTTATTTCTGCTGTCCATGCCCGCCGGGGCGGTCCAAAACCGTTACGGCGGGCAAATTGTTTTAGCCGTATCTTCCGACCCCAAGACCTTCAATGAGATCGTGGCCAGCGAGACCTCGAGTTCCGCGGTCACCAACATGCTTTTTGAAGGGCTCACCACCACCGATGCGTTCACCCTGAAAGTTATTCCCAATCTCGCCGCCTCCTGGCAGGTGAGTCCCGACGGGCTGACGTGGACGTTTCATTTGCGCCCCGGTGTGACGTGGTTTGACGGAAGGCCTTTTGGCGCGGACGACGTGGTCTTTACCTTCAATGACCTCATTTACAATCCCGATATCCCGTCTTCTTCGCGCGACGTGTTCACCGTGGACGGCAAACCGTTTGTGGTCCAAAAGGTGGATGATCTGACGGTGCGTTTTATCCTGCCGGTCAGATTCGCGCCGTTTTTGCGCGGCATGTCCCAGCCCATTTTACCCAAACATAAACTGGAGGGGCCGCTGAAGGCGGGCAAGTTCGCCTTCACCTGGGGTATTGATACTCCCCCTAAGGACGTCGTCGGCACAGGATCATTTTATCTGGACCAATACGCTCCCGGCGAACGGCTGGTTTTCAGGCGCAACCCGCATTATTGGAAAAAGGCCGGTAACGGGGATGTCCTGCCGTATCTGGACAAGGTGGTCTTTTTGATCATCCCCGACGCGGACGGCCGGCTTTTAAAATTTCTGGACGGACAATTGGATCACGTGGATCTGCGCGGGGCAGATTTTCCTTTGCTTAAGCCCCTGGAGGCAAAAAGAAATTTTCATATTTATGACGCCGGCCCCGCGTTCGGGAGCAATTTTATCGCGTTCAATCAGAACGCGCGCGCAAATCCCAAAACCGGCAAGGCGTTTGTGGACCCGGTGAAATTGTCCTGGTTCACGGACGTTAATTTCCGCCGGGCCGTGGCCCATGCCATTGACAGGCCAAAGATGATCGAGATCCTGGCCAACGGGCTGGGCACGCCCCAATACGGCCCCATGAGCCCGAGCTCCGGGTTCTTTTACAATCCCAGGACGCCTTCCTACAATTATGATCTGGATAAGGCCCGGCAGTATCTGGCCGCGTCCGGTTTTAAAGAACGCAACGGCCGCCTTTATGACAGCAATGGCGATCCCGTCGAGTTCAACCTTTATACCAACGCGGGGGAGCGCACCCAGATCGCGGCCATGGTCCGCGCGGACCTGGAACATTTGGGTATGAGGGTGAATTTGCTGACGCTTGAGTTCAACGCCTTGGTCGCTAAACTTATGTCTTCCTATGATTGGGATGCCATCATTTTGGGTTTGACCGGCGGGATAGAGCCGCATTTCGGCAAGAACGTGTGGCATTCGTCCGGCCAATTGCATTTGTGGGGTCCCAAGCAGGAGGTGCCCGCGACCGCGTGGGAGAAACGGCTTGATGACATTTTCACCGCGGGCGTGCAGGAACTCAACGAGGACAAGCGCAAGGTCCTTTACGACGAGTTTCAGATGATCGCCGCCCAGCAATTGCCCGTGGTGTACACGTATCTGGACGACAATCTCTTTGCCGTGCGCGACCGTTTCGGCGATCTCAAACCTTCTGCTTACGGCGGGGCATTGCATAATCTGGAGGAGATTTACGTAAAATAA
- a CDS encoding O-antigen ligase family protein, with protein MDQRNMIVWLDRLIRGSFYILIFCLPISIALVESFSGFAIFFLALKRGLAFAKAGGGLWPRVRDFFAPPISFLDRPLGFFIAATALSVVFSQHHQLSIVAFFGKTLQGFYVYSAFLEAFTDTDSVDNFIFVWFASALITGSSGLFQYFFGHDFLRNTALVGGRVSSSLRHANDFGAYIVAVSPLLLVLLLRWKAFCTQLDSRPSWWVRVFLLAACLVLVVCLGLTFSRASWIAFFAAIVLGGLSKRKNTLIVFLIIMGFIVVFMPIMVKTRNAPLITDGVRAQTDNMSQTAKDHGIFSKEYIQTLLKGTVSPGMGRSSYWREALGIIYDHPVFGAGLNTYSRVAPAYKIGWGGYPHNSYLQIAAELGLVGLGAFLWMLWTFFRGSFQCINRMPVGYLRCVLIGTLAGFFAYLVQSFFDTTFYSVQLSMFLWIMMALAVAVQKIFRSQPAL; from the coding sequence ATGGACCAGAGAAATATGATCGTATGGCTGGATCGTTTGATCCGGGGTTCTTTTTACATTTTGATCTTTTGCCTGCCTATTTCCATCGCGCTGGTGGAGTCCTTTTCTGGATTCGCGATCTTTTTTCTTGCTCTCAAGCGTGGGTTGGCCTTTGCGAAGGCCGGCGGCGGGCTCTGGCCGCGCGTGCGGGATTTTTTTGCTCCGCCCATCAGCTTCCTTGACCGTCCTTTAGGTTTTTTTATTGCCGCGACCGCCCTTTCCGTTGTTTTTAGCCAGCATCATCAGTTGAGCATTGTGGCATTTTTCGGGAAAACATTGCAGGGGTTCTATGTGTACAGCGCTTTTTTGGAGGCGTTCACGGACACGGATTCGGTGGATAATTTCATTTTTGTCTGGTTTGCTTCGGCCCTGATCACGGGATCAAGCGGTTTATTCCAGTATTTTTTCGGCCATGATTTTTTGCGCAATACCGCGCTGGTGGGCGGCCGTGTTTCATCGTCCCTGCGTCACGCCAATGATTTTGGCGCTTATATCGTTGCTGTCTCCCCCTTGCTTTTGGTCCTGTTGCTGCGTTGGAAAGCATTTTGCACGCAGTTAGACAGCAGGCCTTCCTGGTGGGTGCGCGTTTTTCTTTTAGCCGCGTGTCTGGTGCTGGTCGTGTGCCTGGGGCTGACCTTTTCCCGCGCTTCATGGATCGCTTTTTTCGCGGCCATTGTGCTGGGAGGGCTTTCTAAAAGAAAGAACACGCTCATTGTTTTCCTGATCATCATGGGATTTATTGTGGTTTTTATGCCGATCATGGTCAAGACCCGCAACGCGCCTTTGATCACGGATGGTGTCCGCGCCCAAACGGACAATATGAGCCAAACCGCCAAAGACCACGGGATCTTTTCCAAGGAATATATTCAGACCCTTCTCAAGGGCACGGTCAGCCCGGGGATGGGCAGGTCCTCGTATTGGCGTGAAGCGCTGGGGATCATTTATGATCATCCGGTGTTTGGGGCGGGGTTAAACACTTATTCCCGTGTTGCTCCGGCGTATAAGATCGGTTGGGGCGGGTATCCGCACAATTCCTATCTGCAGATCGCGGCGGAACTGGGTTTGGTTGGGTTAGGCGCGTTCTTATGGATGCTCTGGACATTTTTTAGAGGATCATTTCAATGCATCAACCGGATGCCGGTCGGATATCTGCGCTGCGTTTTGATCGGGACCCTGGCCGGATTTTTCGCGTATTTGGTCCAGAGTTTTTTTGATACCACATTTTACTCGGTGCAATTGTCCATGTTTTTATGGATCATGATGGCCCTGGCTGTGGCTGTCCAAAAGATCTTCCGGAGCCAACCCGCCCTATGA
- the secG gene encoding preprotein translocase subunit SecG, which yields MGFVLFIHVTVCVLLVISILMQAGRGGGLAESFASAESMFGTQTNAFMVRVSTVLALIFLVTSLILAFNASKKERSLMTNDRLLPKAQETKQPAVTVTPVTPAPAATTVPDSTPKP from the coding sequence ATGGGATTTGTCCTTTTTATCCACGTTACGGTGTGCGTTCTTCTGGTCATTTCCATCCTCATGCAGGCTGGCAGGGGAGGCGGCCTGGCCGAGAGTTTTGCTTCGGCGGAGTCCATGTTCGGCACGCAGACCAATGCGTTCATGGTGCGCGTCTCGACGGTTTTGGCCCTGATTTTTCTTGTGACGTCCTTGATCCTGGCGTTCAACGCTTCAAAGAAGGAAAGATCTCTGATGACCAATGATCGGCTTTTGCCAAAGGCCCAGGAAACCAAACAGCCGGCTGTCACTGTTACGCCGGTGACGCCAGCTCCGGCGGCAACAACAGTGCCGGACAGCACCCCCAAGCCCTAA
- the tpiA gene encoding triose-phosphate isomerase: protein MRTPIIAGNWKLNKTSREAIVLVEELKREVADLEGVDIVVCPPFTALESVSEALIETNIAVGAQNVYWADSGAFTGEISAPMLKDFGVQYVIVGHSERRQYFGETNETVNKRLRAALAHGLTPIVCVGENLAEREAGKTFAVIQTQVQGSLAGLTFDEMNKIVVAYEPVWAIGTGKTATPSMAQEVHAFIRGLLAKIFNPDTAQSVRIQYGGSVTPENIAALISQPDIDGALVGGASLKAASFAAIVKAALNKDVKL from the coding sequence ATGCGCACACCTATCATTGCCGGAAATTGGAAATTGAACAAAACCTCCCGCGAGGCCATTGTGCTCGTGGAGGAGCTAAAGCGCGAGGTGGCAGATTTAGAAGGCGTGGACATTGTTGTGTGCCCGCCGTTCACCGCGCTTGAAAGCGTCAGTGAGGCCCTGATCGAGACCAATATCGCCGTCGGCGCCCAGAATGTGTATTGGGCTGACAGCGGCGCTTTTACCGGCGAGATCTCGGCGCCCATGCTCAAAGATTTTGGTGTTCAATATGTCATTGTCGGCCATTCCGAGCGCCGCCAGTATTTCGGGGAGACCAATGAAACGGTCAATAAGCGCCTGCGCGCGGCCCTGGCCCATGGCTTGACGCCCATTGTTTGTGTGGGTGAGAATTTGGCCGAACGCGAGGCCGGTAAGACCTTTGCCGTCATCCAGACGCAGGTCCAGGGATCTTTGGCGGGCCTGACATTTGATGAAATGAACAAGATCGTCGTGGCCTATGAACCGGTGTGGGCCATCGGCACGGGCAAGACCGCGACACCGTCCATGGCGCAGGAAGTCCACGCGTTTATCCGCGGCCTTTTGGCAAAAATTTTTAATCCGGACACGGCGCAGTCCGTACGCATCCAGTATGGCGGCAGTGTTACGCCGGAAAACATCGCCGCGCTCATCAGCCAGCCCGACATTGACGGCGCTTTGGTGGGCGGGGCCAGTTTGAAAGCGGCTTCTTTCGCGGCCATTGTTAAAGCGGCTTTAAATAAAGATGTTAAACTCTAA